A genomic stretch from Malus domestica chromosome 15, GDT2T_hap1 includes:
- the LOC103455891 gene encoding uncharacterized protein, producing the protein MGLLCCFDGGNSAQRKEEERVASAEALAKAAEAAQRRQEEFEKSAAGRAARAQQQQQAAAKQAASSNKGEPVLKWSMG; encoded by the exons atggGGCTGCTGTGTTGTTTCGATGGAGGCAACAGTGCAcagagaaaggaagaagaaagggtAGCCTCCGCGGAAGCTCTTGCCAAAGCTGCCGAAGCCGCCCAGAGAAG GCAAGAAGAATTTGAAAAGTCTGCAGCAGGGAGAGCTGCACGTGCACAGCAACAGCAACAAGCAGCTGCAAAGCAAGCTGCCAGCTCTAACAAAGGCGAACCAGTATTAAAG TGGTCAATGGGTTGA